DNA sequence from the Ramlibacter agri genome:
GAAGACGCCGCGACCGACCTGCATGGTGGCCCCGAGCTGCAGCTGATAGCTTTCCCGGCTCGGCGTGAGGGTGCTCGTGCCGAAGCTGCGTGGATAGGTCTTGTACGAGCCGATGAAAGTGCCGCTCAGCGCCACGGAGTCGTTCAGCGCGTACACGTAGCCGAAGTTGAAGCCCACGTTGTTCTCGCCCAGCGTGCGCCGCGGATCGACGCCGTCCACCTGGAATCCGCGCATGTAGTTGGCGCCGCCGAACAGGACCACGGGGTCGAAGCTTTTGCTCAGGACGATGCCCGCGCCGACGCCCCGGTCGCCCGGCCCCGTGGGCACGACGACGTCGCCGCTCACCACGACGTTCGGACGGCCAACCCCTTCGCGCGCCAGCACCCCGAGCACGCTCGACGAGAGGTCCCCTGCATAGGTGTCGCTCGTCGACGTGGAGTTGCCCAACGCGGGCACGACGTCGGTGGAGATCCGGCGGTAGGTCGCCGGCAGGCGCGCGGAGACCTGCAGGTCGTCACGCAGCCCGTAGCGCGCGGTGAAACTCGCGGTCGTGGTGTTCTGCACGACGCGCAGCAGTCCGAAGTTCTGGCGCTCCGAGCGTGAATACGACAGCCCCGCCTCGACGCTGGTCCGCCCCGCCGGCATGAGGACGCCCTGGTCGCGCAGCGCGGTCTCTTCCGCCGTGCGCGCGTTCGGCTTTTCGCCGACGGCCTGGGGCGCGGAAGCGGCGGCGCGCGCCGCCTGGGGCGGGGTGGCTGCGGCCACGAACCGGTCGCCTCGAAGCCAGTCCGCCAGGGCCGCGCGGAGGAAGCGCCACTGACCCTGCACGGAGCGCGCCGGCACCGAACTGGATTTCGCAAGGTCGGCGAGCGCCTGCGGCTCCACGCGCAGGAAGCGCGCCGCTTCATCGAGCGTGAGCACCTCGGGCTGGGAAGAGCTCGCCGCTGGCGCAGGCAATTCTCCCGCGGCCATGGCGCCGGAGGGAAGGCAGCCGACGAGGAGCGTGATGGAACACGCGATCGTGGCGGAACGCAGCGTTTCAGCGAATGCCATGGTCTCCTCGCGAGGGTGATGCGGTTTCGAACAGGCGCCGCGCCGTGACCGCCTCCAGGTTGACGGGGCGGTCAGGCACGTCCAGAGCGGACGTCTCCGGCCAGGCTCTGCCAATGCTCGGCTCCACGGCGAAGACGATGCCGCGGCCCTCCGCATCCGCCCACATGTCGACGAAGCGATAGAGCGGCATGCGGACGTTGCCCAGCGACGGATCGGCCAGCCAGGCGCGGTCGCCGCGCACGCCCTTGAGGACCGTGAAGTGCGGGTAGCCACGGGACTGCACGAACACGATCACCGGCCGGCGCAGCTTTTCCAGCTGCGACACCGGAATGCGGAAGCCTTGCGCCGCGTGGCGGTGGACGGCAGCGAGATGCTGGAGGTCGAGAAGCGAGAGTCCCTTGCGCTGCACCGTCGTCTGGTCTTCGGCGGAGATCATCTCCAGCAGCTCGGTGAGGAGGGCCTGCTCGTCGACGGGATCGGACAGTCCGTAGGTCAGCAGCGTCGCCAGGGCGGCGGCGCCACAGGAATAGTCGTATCGCTGCCGCACCACACCCGCGTCGCGCAGCTCGCGGACGGACGCGACCCGGGAAGAGGGCCGGGCCGGTGCGTTGCCGGCGTCCTG
Encoded proteins:
- a CDS encoding helix-turn-helix domain-containing protein encodes the protein MAFAETLRSATIACSITLLVGCLPSGAMAAGELPAPAASSSQPEVLTLDEAARFLRVEPQALADLAKSSSVPARSVQGQWRFLRAALADWLRGDRFVAAATPPQAARAAASAPQAVGEKPNARTAEETALRDQGVLMPAGRTSVEAGLSYSRSERQNFGLLRVVQNTTTASFTARYGLRDDLQVSARLPATYRRISTDVVPALGNSTSTSDTYAGDLSSSVLGVLAREGVGRPNVVVSGDVVVPTGPGDRGVGAGIVLSKSFDPVVLFGGANYMRGFQVDGVDPRRTLGENNVGFNFGYVYALNDSVALSGTFIGSYKTYPRSFGTSTLTPSRESYQLQLGATMQVGRGVFVEPAIGIGIGGASPDVTLSVNVPFAF
- a CDS encoding C39 family peptidase, encoding MTRALALLLAASALLPLRCAAQDAGNAPARPSSRVASVRELRDAGVVRQRYDYSCGAAALATLLTYGLSDPVDEQALLTELLEMISAEDQTTVQRKGLSLLDLQHLAAVHRHAAQGFRIPVSQLEKLRRPVIVFVQSRGYPHFTVLKGVRGDRAWLADPSLGNVRMPLYRFVDMWADAEGRGIVFAVEPSIGRAWPETSALDVPDRPVNLEAVTARRLFETASPSRGDHGIR